Proteins from a genomic interval of Rubinisphaera italica:
- a CDS encoding DUF1254 domain-containing protein, which yields MKTTLALIGISAVFAGAFATTYQPPKMKMTTEIPDGISTPDILETPIGTLRSSDGVPDAATTQVVFDQLDFQRATQAYLSTIQISSMNAMRSGLLGFGPANRTALLFEDLMDSKALWLTPNTVSVYMALWLELGDEPMVIETPPNVLGLIDDAWFKYVADFGNAGPDKGMGGKFLILPPGYQGDVPEGYHVAKTETHGNWVLWRGFQEDGSTKPAVDATKKHFRVYALSQKDNPPKMSFVNVSGKFHNTIHRMDYGYWEELNDVIQREPTDALDPEILGWLATIGIQKGKEFKPDARMKKILTDAANVAAITARALTARPRDQRLYVYPGKRVWTNPFIQGRYDFLLDGVRLIDSRIYMHFYATGITPAMAIKNVGKGSQYLIAYLDKDENALDGSKTYKIHLPPNVPAKDFWSFTIYDTQTRSMLQTDQQFPGLDNNQKGLVQNKDGSYDIYFGPKPPKGFENNWIQSVPGKGWHTIFRLYGPLKPFYDKTWKPSDPELLK from the coding sequence ATGAAGACTACGTTAGCGCTAATTGGAATATCGGCTGTGTTCGCAGGAGCATTCGCAACTACCTATCAACCTCCGAAAATGAAGATGACAACCGAGATTCCCGACGGCATTTCAACTCCTGACATACTAGAAACGCCGATTGGTACGCTGCGGTCTTCCGATGGTGTTCCGGATGCTGCAACAACTCAAGTGGTCTTTGATCAACTCGATTTCCAACGAGCGACACAAGCCTATCTATCAACGATCCAAATATCTTCAATGAATGCCATGCGAAGTGGCTTGCTTGGATTCGGGCCTGCGAATCGAACGGCTCTATTGTTTGAGGACCTGATGGACTCCAAAGCGTTGTGGCTTACGCCGAACACGGTCTCTGTGTACATGGCGTTATGGCTGGAACTGGGAGACGAACCGATGGTCATCGAGACGCCTCCAAATGTACTGGGGCTAATCGACGATGCATGGTTCAAATATGTCGCCGACTTTGGCAACGCGGGACCGGACAAAGGAATGGGCGGGAAGTTTCTGATTCTTCCTCCCGGCTATCAAGGAGACGTGCCCGAGGGATATCACGTTGCTAAAACTGAAACGCATGGCAACTGGGTCTTGTGGCGCGGCTTTCAAGAGGATGGCTCCACAAAACCTGCGGTTGACGCCACCAAAAAGCACTTCCGCGTGTACGCGCTTTCACAAAAGGACAATCCTCCAAAGATGTCTTTCGTGAATGTTTCGGGCAAGTTTCACAACACCATCCACCGGATGGATTACGGATATTGGGAAGAACTGAATGACGTGATCCAGCGTGAGCCGACCGATGCACTCGACCCTGAAATCCTCGGCTGGCTGGCAACCATCGGAATTCAAAAAGGGAAAGAGTTTAAGCCGGACGCCCGCATGAAAAAAATCCTGACCGATGCCGCAAATGTTGCCGCGATTACGGCGCGGGCTTTGACGGCTCGACCCCGGGATCAACGATTGTATGTCTATCCGGGCAAACGGGTCTGGACCAATCCGTTCATTCAAGGACGCTACGATTTCCTGCTTGATGGCGTGCGACTTATCGATTCGCGAATCTATATGCACTTCTACGCCACGGGAATCACGCCTGCGATGGCGATTAAGAATGTCGGCAAAGGATCACAGTATCTCATCGCATATCTGGACAAAGACGAAAACGCGTTGGATGGCAGCAAAACTTACAAGATTCACCTGCCGCCCAACGTGCCCGCAAAAGACTTCTGGTCGTTCACGATTTACGACACGCAAACGCGTTCCATGCTGCAAACCGACCAGCAGTTTCCCGGTTTGGACAACAATCAGAAAGGACTCGTGCAAAACAAGGACGGCTCCTACGACATTTACTTTGGCCCCAAGCCTCCAAAAGGGTTTGAAAACAATTGGATTCAATCGGTTCCAGGAAAAGGATGGCACACCATCTTTCGACTCTATGGCCCGTTGAAACCGTTCTACGACAAAACATGGAAGCCGAGCGATCCGGAACTTCTCAAATAG
- a CDS encoding DUF1254 domain-containing protein, which produces MRTNCQLPFGLIALAAFCYSSASAQTSRDTYLGKLKFQDQTITKKTAELLHEQIALQRATQLVTWAMPMMNFETLYPAMLINQKMSEKDVFFSLCDGYDGVYPYMTANVTTPYTIAMSDMSKTGPVVLDLPAGEIYGVVNNAWMQPLKEIGSGEPETLLLLGPGQKAPKSFKGETIQSNTFLVLYFYRALGTGEEAKKLRTAVQAYKLSEAKKPPKTKFIKYAPKPGDKVMINTQPRDFRFWKLVNAYVQREPMAERDRFFYAWLKDLGIEKGKPFKPTDKQKETMQKALDVGMAMAQAISFNKTKEMFATSLYRGDSGWEDAMAGMNPKIDLKNYSQFNERASYGFEATTTSAGMVSRVPGKGSAYLGSYYDADGNALMGGKHYQLRIEPNPPAANFWSVTVYDIKNRLIIRNKTKRSDRSSRTKGLIKNKDGSVDLYFGPTAPKGKELNWIQTNEGESFFVYLRLYGPEEAYFDQTFPMNKIEKVN; this is translated from the coding sequence ATGAGAACCAACTGTCAATTGCCGTTTGGCCTGATCGCATTAGCGGCATTTTGCTACTCATCAGCATCCGCACAGACGTCGCGGGACACCTATCTTGGAAAACTCAAATTTCAGGATCAGACAATCACGAAAAAAACGGCCGAATTGCTGCATGAGCAAATCGCATTGCAGCGTGCCACGCAATTGGTCACGTGGGCGATGCCCATGATGAACTTTGAAACGCTTTATCCGGCGATGCTAATAAATCAAAAGATGAGCGAGAAGGACGTCTTCTTCAGTTTGTGTGATGGCTACGACGGCGTTTATCCCTACATGACAGCCAACGTGACCACTCCCTACACAATCGCAATGTCGGATATGTCGAAGACGGGCCCGGTTGTCCTCGATCTTCCCGCTGGGGAAATCTACGGCGTCGTCAACAACGCCTGGATGCAGCCACTCAAAGAAATCGGTTCAGGCGAGCCGGAGACGCTGTTGTTGCTCGGCCCCGGTCAGAAAGCTCCGAAGAGTTTCAAGGGGGAGACCATTCAGTCCAACACCTTCCTTGTGCTTTACTTCTACAGGGCACTTGGCACGGGTGAAGAAGCAAAGAAACTCAGGACTGCGGTCCAAGCCTATAAACTCTCTGAGGCAAAGAAGCCACCCAAAACGAAGTTCATCAAATACGCCCCCAAACCGGGCGACAAGGTCATGATCAACACTCAACCTCGTGACTTCCGCTTCTGGAAACTTGTGAACGCCTACGTCCAGCGCGAACCAATGGCAGAACGTGACCGGTTCTTCTATGCTTGGCTCAAAGATCTGGGGATCGAAAAAGGCAAGCCGTTCAAGCCGACAGACAAGCAAAAAGAGACCATGCAAAAGGCTCTTGATGTTGGCATGGCGATGGCCCAGGCAATCTCGTTCAACAAAACGAAAGAGATGTTCGCCACTAGTCTTTACCGGGGTGACTCTGGATGGGAAGACGCGATGGCGGGCATGAATCCCAAAATTGACCTTAAGAACTACTCTCAATTTAACGAACGTGCGTCCTACGGTTTTGAAGCCACGACGACGTCGGCCGGAATGGTATCGCGCGTCCCAGGCAAGGGGTCAGCCTATTTGGGGAGTTACTACGATGCGGACGGCAACGCCTTGATGGGCGGGAAACACTACCAACTTCGGATCGAGCCGAATCCGCCTGCTGCCAATTTCTGGTCGGTGACAGTCTACGACATCAAGAATCGTCTCATTATCCGTAACAAAACGAAACGCTCGGACCGCTCATCCCGAACGAAAGGGCTGATCAAAAACAAAGACGGATCGGTTGATCTCTATTTTGGGCCAACCGCACCGAAAGGAAAAGAGCTCAACTGGATCCAGACCAACGAAGGCGAGTCGTTTTTCGTTTACCTTCGTCTCTACGGCCCGGAAGAAGCGTACTTCGATCAAACTTTCCCAATGAACAAAATTGAGAAAGTGAATTAG
- a CDS encoding DUF1254 domain-containing protein produces the protein MKGTILAIAVLGLIAGPHLTQIPKLKMASDVPPSITVADKVETSIGTLEFFDGVPKEKTVTKLYDFMDRGRAVEAFLSCIPAMSMEQIRAGLAAAGADECHEIVIFDKLMDSKSLFLTGNTSTMYAMGFLDLKRDGPTVIELPQGMLGMINDRAFLYVTDLGMAGPDKGKGGKYLVLPPGFKGEVPDGYFVVKTNTYGHWLFMRGLLDKGLKAASDNIRNNLKVYPLSRAASPKDMSFTNISGKTVNTILPNDVSFFERIHALIQIEPDSFLGPERKGLLASIGIEKGKKFRPSDRMKQILSDAAAIANGAARAISIYPRNPGQFVYGPDSPWLMAYGDKDTTFTRNGARVLDARIFFHFGYICVSPAMAVTIPGKGSDYAMNMVDSNDQALDGAKTYKLTVPPNVPAKDFWAVTVYDTQTRSQLQTDQQFPTVGSQSDGIQKNDDGSYDIYFSPEAPEGKNANWLQTVPSKSWWIVFRMYGPEQAWIDKSWRPSEIELVN, from the coding sequence ATGAAGGGTACCATACTTGCGATCGCTGTGCTCGGGTTAATAGCCGGGCCACATCTGACTCAAATTCCGAAATTGAAAATGGCGTCCGACGTCCCGCCGTCGATCACTGTTGCGGACAAGGTGGAAACATCGATTGGTACTCTCGAATTCTTCGACGGTGTTCCAAAAGAGAAGACTGTTACCAAACTCTACGACTTCATGGATCGCGGCCGAGCCGTGGAAGCCTTTTTGAGCTGTATTCCCGCGATGTCGATGGAACAGATTCGCGCCGGGCTAGCCGCAGCCGGTGCGGATGAATGTCATGAAATTGTCATCTTCGACAAGCTGATGGACTCGAAAAGTCTCTTCCTGACTGGGAATACTTCGACGATGTACGCGATGGGATTTCTCGACTTGAAGCGGGACGGACCCACAGTCATCGAATTGCCCCAAGGCATGCTGGGCATGATCAACGACAGGGCGTTCCTTTACGTGACTGACCTTGGAATGGCTGGTCCCGATAAGGGAAAAGGTGGCAAGTATTTGGTGCTTCCACCTGGCTTCAAGGGAGAGGTACCCGACGGATATTTTGTGGTCAAAACCAATACCTACGGACACTGGTTGTTCATGCGGGGGCTGCTCGACAAAGGCTTAAAGGCCGCTTCCGATAACATTCGCAACAACCTTAAGGTCTATCCGCTTTCAAGAGCGGCCTCTCCTAAAGACATGTCGTTCACCAACATTTCCGGCAAGACTGTCAATACTATTCTGCCCAACGATGTCAGCTTCTTTGAGAGAATTCACGCGTTGATTCAAATTGAGCCGGACAGCTTCCTGGGGCCGGAACGCAAAGGCCTGCTTGCGTCGATCGGCATCGAGAAGGGAAAGAAATTTCGCCCGAGCGATCGCATGAAGCAAATCCTCTCTGACGCTGCGGCGATTGCTAACGGAGCAGCTCGGGCGATCTCGATCTATCCGCGAAACCCAGGCCAGTTTGTCTATGGTCCAGACAGTCCTTGGTTGATGGCTTACGGCGACAAGGACACGACGTTCACTCGCAACGGTGCCCGCGTTCTTGATGCTCGCATCTTCTTCCACTTCGGCTACATCTGCGTCTCACCTGCAATGGCCGTGACGATCCCAGGAAAGGGCTCCGATTACGCAATGAATATGGTCGACTCAAACGATCAGGCATTGGACGGGGCGAAAACCTATAAGCTCACCGTCCCTCCCAATGTGCCTGCGAAAGACTTCTGGGCCGTCACCGTTTATGACACTCAGACACGGTCGCAGCTCCAAACCGATCAACAGTTTCCGACAGTTGGCAGTCAGTCCGACGGAATTCAGAAGAACGACGACGGATCATACGACATCTACTTCTCTCCAGAAGCACCAGAGGGCAAGAATGCGAACTGGCTGCAAACAGTCCCCAGCAAAAGTTGGTGGATTGTTTTCCGGATGTATGGACCCGAACAGGCTTGGATCGACAAGTCGTGGCGACCGAGCGAGATTGAGCTAGTCAATTAA
- a CDS encoding DUF1254 domain-containing protein — MKLSKPIAFLAIVFAFAGVSYAQDANLFKSNEPKQTAIDFVPAPAVIETNFGTLKFEGGAFPDKQSTRKLYDELDLQRATQAYMDFFPAMSLYTIVKSQTRDFGFRTSSDIGVEADFMKPSENYLTGNDITVYAFASIDLKIDGPTVVEIPAGMYGNANDAAFKYLTDFGATGPDKGKGGKYLFLPPGYKDDAPEGYYVFHSPSYRIWAMMRGFGEVGNGDQAVKWFEERLKVYPLSEPNRRGKAVNCSGKGANTLPPEDGSYFKLLNDIIQHEPSELFSKELLGDLATIGIEKGKPFAPDDRMQKIFHKAALQGVAMSRAITYASREPEINYWPERHWEKMFVRNTEFVFRGHNDIDARTLWHYQAICVSPNLLSTTPGVGTAYLTCFRDKQANYLIGDKTYRLRVPANPPVKRFWAVTAYDPTSRSLLNSGGNITIGSMRDPKVNDDGSVDVYFGAELPAGVNKKNWIKTDPEKGFFVVFRFYGPLEGYINKTWKLSDFELID, encoded by the coding sequence ATGAAATTATCGAAACCAATTGCATTCCTCGCGATCGTCTTTGCATTTGCTGGTGTATCTTATGCCCAGGATGCCAATCTGTTCAAATCGAATGAACCAAAGCAAACGGCGATAGACTTCGTCCCGGCTCCCGCTGTCATCGAAACCAACTTTGGCACGTTGAAATTCGAAGGTGGTGCATTTCCTGATAAACAGTCGACACGAAAGCTCTACGACGAACTGGATTTGCAAAGGGCGACTCAGGCTTACATGGATTTCTTTCCTGCAATGTCGCTTTACACCATCGTGAAGTCGCAGACGCGTGATTTTGGTTTTAGGACTTCTTCAGACATTGGAGTCGAAGCGGACTTCATGAAGCCAAGCGAAAATTATCTAACAGGTAACGACATTACCGTCTACGCGTTCGCCTCGATTGATCTAAAAATCGACGGCCCGACCGTCGTGGAAATTCCGGCCGGAATGTACGGCAACGCGAACGATGCCGCGTTTAAATACTTGACGGACTTCGGAGCGACGGGACCAGACAAGGGCAAAGGCGGTAAATACCTTTTTCTTCCACCCGGTTACAAGGATGATGCACCTGAAGGATACTATGTCTTTCACTCACCCAGCTATCGGATCTGGGCAATGATGCGAGGATTCGGCGAGGTCGGTAACGGTGACCAGGCCGTCAAATGGTTTGAAGAAAGACTCAAGGTTTATCCACTGAGTGAACCAAACCGTCGAGGGAAGGCAGTGAATTGTTCAGGCAAGGGAGCCAATACACTTCCACCCGAAGATGGTTCCTACTTCAAACTGCTTAACGACATTATTCAACATGAACCCTCCGAATTATTCAGTAAGGAACTCCTGGGAGATCTCGCAACGATTGGGATTGAGAAAGGTAAACCGTTCGCACCAGACGATAGAATGCAAAAGATCTTTCACAAGGCAGCCCTGCAGGGCGTCGCCATGTCGCGGGCCATTACTTATGCATCTCGAGAACCGGAGATCAACTATTGGCCAGAAAGACATTGGGAGAAAATGTTCGTTCGCAACACCGAGTTTGTGTTTCGCGGTCATAACGATATCGACGCTCGGACATTGTGGCATTATCAGGCGATCTGTGTTTCGCCAAATCTGCTTTCAACCACCCCAGGGGTCGGAACAGCTTACTTGACCTGTTTCCGAGACAAACAGGCCAACTATCTGATCGGTGACAAGACCTATCGATTGCGAGTACCGGCAAACCCACCCGTGAAGCGTTTTTGGGCCGTGACCGCTTACGATCCAACCAGCCGCAGCCTGCTCAATTCGGGTGGTAACATCACAATTGGCAGCATGCGAGATCCAAAAGTCAATGACGATGGTTCAGTGGACGTTTACTTCGGTGCGGAATTACCCGCGGGAGTCAACAAAAAGAACTGGATTAAGACTGACCCCGAAAAAGGCTTCTTCGTCGTCTTTAGGTTTTACGGCCCACTCGAAGGTTATATCAACAAGACCTGGAAACTGAGCGACTTTGAATTGATCGATTGA
- a CDS encoding carcinine hydrolase/isopenicillin-N N-acyltransferase family protein: MSIIKNEPVYEFKDSDYTHPRHIIVSGTNEEIGHDLGNLAREEYGTKLCVYDDPVYAKARREYLSRNWPEMLEKSKGVLKAYGLDEDDVIFDGTTLPYDFYDSTRGVSLGANTCSAVVLPCEKTDTGATFASRNFDLMAMVLWSELIGKTPPEGAHNCWERGIVLETRPDQGYKTIQVGGHEVLSPWIDGINEEGLYVTAFHDPWGVGGETSPSGGMDVSGITMIQSFGYILSTCATVEEAKHLILRNHLTQVLINAHVLIADRQGNATAFEIDQKTQAYVFVDRKAGEPFFITNHPLHLFPTPDTFPEINMEAEHNSFTRQVLLNDAYARLKPPFKREDATSLTDAIHCAFIDDEKAEAGPKERTLINVNVDLSKPEIDIRWYLGDVGPVAGTNHIEDRMSNFYTFGF, encoded by the coding sequence ATGAGCATCATAAAGAATGAGCCGGTTTACGAGTTCAAGGACAGCGATTACACGCACCCGCGTCACATCATCGTGTCCGGTACTAATGAAGAGATTGGCCACGATTTGGGCAATTTGGCCCGCGAGGAGTACGGTACCAAACTCTGCGTTTATGATGATCCGGTTTACGCAAAGGCCCGCCGAGAGTATCTGTCGCGGAACTGGCCCGAAATGTTGGAAAAATCGAAGGGAGTTCTCAAAGCCTACGGCCTAGATGAAGACGACGTCATCTTTGATGGCACGACACTGCCCTACGACTTCTACGACTCAACTAGAGGTGTCAGTCTCGGAGCCAACACCTGCTCCGCGGTCGTGCTTCCCTGCGAGAAGACCGATACCGGAGCGACTTTTGCCTCTCGCAACTTTGACCTCATGGCGATGGTGCTTTGGAGTGAACTCATCGGCAAAACCCCACCCGAAGGGGCACACAATTGCTGGGAGCGCGGCATCGTCCTGGAGACCCGGCCCGATCAAGGTTACAAGACAATTCAGGTTGGTGGACACGAGGTTCTCTCTCCATGGATTGACGGCATCAATGAGGAAGGACTCTATGTCACCGCGTTCCATGATCCGTGGGGCGTGGGAGGCGAAACATCTCCTTCGGGAGGCATGGACGTTTCCGGGATCACGATGATTCAATCATTTGGATACATCCTCTCGACGTGTGCGACGGTGGAAGAAGCGAAGCACTTGATTCTTAGAAACCACCTCACGCAGGTTCTGATCAATGCACACGTCTTGATCGCTGATCGCCAAGGGAATGCGACCGCTTTTGAAATTGATCAGAAAACCCAGGCTTATGTTTTTGTGGATCGCAAAGCGGGCGAACCATTCTTCATCACGAACCATCCGTTGCATCTCTTTCCGACTCCAGACACGTTTCCTGAAATCAACATGGAGGCTGAACACAATTCATTTACTCGCCAGGTTTTGCTGAACGATGCCTACGCAAGACTGAAGCCCCCCTTCAAACGTGAGGATGCCACAAGTTTGACCGATGCGATTCATTGCGCGTTCATTGACGACGAGAAGGCTGAAGCAGGGCCGAAAGAACGCACGCTGATCAATGTGAATGTTGACCTTTCCAAACCGGAGATCGATATCCGTTGGTATCTTGGCGATGTTGGTCCAGTGGCCGGAACGAATCACATCGAAGATCGAATGAGCAACTTCTACACATTTGGGTTTTGA
- a CDS encoding transposase, translating into MLMVDSQGTPLSVDIASANKAEVKLIEPLIDQRALDRKPARLMYDRAADSDPLRNRLGLQQIELICHHRRSRKKPATQDGRAARRLKRRYRVERSISWLFNHRRLTVRYEHYDHLYFGFVQLACMFTLIKWF; encoded by the coding sequence ATGTTGATGGTGGATTCTCAGGGCACCCCGTTGTCCGTTGACATCGCAAGTGCCAACAAGGCGGAAGTCAAGTTGATTGAACCGCTCATCGATCAACGAGCCCTCGATCGGAAACCGGCACGGCTGATGTATGATCGGGCCGCCGACAGTGATCCGCTCCGCAACCGACTGGGCCTGCAACAGATCGAGTTGATCTGTCACCATCGACGAAGCCGAAAGAAACCTGCAACGCAAGACGGACGCGCGGCCCGACGATTGAAGCGACGCTACCGCGTCGAACGAAGCATCAGCTGGTTGTTCAATCATCGAAGACTGACGGTCCGCTACGAACACTATGACCACCTCTATTTCGGCTTCGTTCAACTCGCCTGCATGTTCACGTTAATTAAATGGTTTTGA
- a CDS encoding transposase, translating into MLITLPMWPNLGRNRTGARTTPKPYLNDEQWNLIEDLFPEPVMTIAGGRPRVPARRCLEGVLWVLVSGARWKDLPERYPSPATCWRRLKEWTESGVFRKAWIRLLGQLDEFREIDWEEAIADGTFAPAKKGAHRSATRRKARERKSC; encoded by the coding sequence ATGTTAATCACCCTGCCGATGTGGCCCAATTTGGGTCGGAATCGAACGGGGGCCAGGACGACTCCGAAGCCGTATCTCAATGATGAGCAATGGAATCTGATCGAAGACCTCTTTCCCGAGCCAGTCATGACCATCGCCGGAGGACGCCCGCGGGTGCCCGCTCGGCGATGTTTGGAAGGCGTGTTATGGGTACTGGTCAGTGGCGCACGATGGAAAGATTTACCAGAACGATACCCCAGTCCTGCAACATGTTGGCGACGACTCAAAGAATGGACCGAGTCGGGCGTGTTCCGCAAGGCGTGGATTCGCTTGTTGGGGCAACTTGACGAGTTTCGCGAGATTGATTGGGAGGAAGCCATCGCCGACGGGACGTTTGCTCCTGCTAAAAAGGGGGCGCATCGGTCGGCAACACGAAGAAAGGCAAGGGAACGAAAATCATGTTGA